A region of Bacteroidota bacterium DNA encodes the following proteins:
- a CDS encoding oxaloacetate decarboxylase, whose amino-acid sequence MGKEIKFSLVYRDMWQSSGKYVPRVDQLKEIAPIIIEMGCFDRIETNGGAFEQVNLLYGENPNHAVREWTKPFNEAGIQTHMLERALNGIRMFPVPADVRRLMYKVKKAQGVDIARSFCGLNDHRNLENSVRFAKEAGMISQGTLSITYSPIHTVDYYVGVVDKLVEYGTDEICLKDMAGIGRPVELGLLTKAIKDKYPHLIVQYHGHIGPGFSVASMLEVARAGADYVDVAMEPLSWGMVHPDVITIQAMLRNAGFDVADINMEAYMEARSMTQKFMDDFLGLFIDPKNRLTSSLLVSSGLPGGMMGSMMADLKGVQEGLNRFLESQGKSALSEDALMVKLFDEVSYVWPKLGYPPLVTPFSQYVKNIALLNVMSLLQGKERFANIDNNSWDMILGKAGTLPGELDPEILELAKSKEKKFYTGVPQDAYPDVLDEYRKKMDDNAWEYGPDDEELFEYAMHERQYEDYKSGLAKNRFQEELGKLKEEKHPVKSSDKQQPDEALNARSIKSPYLGTVYFNMNYYMREDDMTVGTQVVKGQRLCYILSDLNYREIVSEYDGEITDIYYKQGESLHKGDVIMKIR is encoded by the coding sequence ATGGGAAAGGAAATCAAGTTTAGTCTGGTTTATCGCGATATGTGGCAGTCATCCGGCAAGTATGTACCAAGAGTTGATCAATTAAAAGAAATTGCACCTATTATTATTGAAATGGGTTGTTTCGACCGTATCGAAACCAATGGAGGCGCATTTGAACAAGTCAACTTATTATATGGGGAAAACCCAAATCATGCTGTGAGGGAATGGACAAAACCTTTTAACGAGGCAGGGATTCAAACGCATATGCTTGAACGAGCATTGAATGGAATCAGAATGTTTCCGGTTCCGGCTGATGTTCGAAGATTAATGTATAAAGTAAAAAAAGCGCAGGGTGTTGATATTGCTCGCTCTTTTTGTGGTTTGAACGATCATCGTAACCTGGAGAACTCAGTTCGTTTTGCTAAAGAAGCAGGCATGATTTCACAAGGAACTTTGAGTATTACATACTCTCCAATCCACACAGTTGATTATTATGTTGGCGTTGTAGACAAATTGGTTGAATATGGAACAGATGAAATCTGTTTGAAAGATATGGCTGGAATTGGTCGTCCGGTTGAACTTGGTTTATTAACCAAAGCCATTAAAGACAAATATCCTCACCTGATTGTACAATACCACGGTCACATTGGGCCTGGTTTTTCTGTTGCCTCAATGCTTGAAGTGGCACGTGCTGGTGCAGATTATGTAGATGTTGCTATGGAGCCTTTGTCATGGGGAATGGTGCATCCTGATGTAATTACTATTCAAGCTATGCTAAGAAATGCTGGTTTTGATGTAGCTGATATTAACATGGAAGCCTATATGGAAGCGCGTTCGATGACTCAAAAATTCATGGATGATTTTCTGGGCTTATTCATCGATCCAAAAAACCGTCTCACTTCTTCCCTATTGGTTTCCAGTGGACTACCCGGAGGTATGATGGGCAGTATGATGGCTGACTTGAAAGGAGTGCAAGAAGGATTAAACCGTTTTCTTGAATCTCAAGGAAAATCGGCTTTATCCGAAGATGCATTGATGGTTAAACTGTTTGATGAAGTTAGCTATGTGTGGCCAAAATTGGGCTATCCACCACTGGTAACGCCTTTCAGCCAGTATGTAAAAAACATTGCCTTGCTGAATGTGATGTCCCTATTACAAGGGAAAGAAAGATTTGCAAATATTGACAACAATAGTTGGGACATGATTTTAGGAAAAGCTGGAACACTTCCAGGTGAGCTTGATCCTGAAATTCTTGAACTGGCAAAGTCTAAAGAAAAGAAATTCTATACAGGTGTTCCACAGGATGCATATCCAGACGTGTTGGATGAGTATAGAAAGAAGATGGATGACAATGCATGGGAATACGGACCTGATGATGAAGAGCTCTTTGAATATGCCATGCACGAACGTCAGTATGAAGACTATAAATCAGGCCTTGCAAAAAACAGATTCCAGGAAGAGCTTGGAAAATTGAAAGAAGAAAAACACCCCGTAAAAAGTAGCGACAAACAGCAACCCGATGAAGCGTTAAACGCAAGATCCATTAAATCACCTTATTTGGGAACCGTTTACTTCAATATGAACTATTATATGCGCGAAGATGATATGACTGTTGGAACTCAGGTTGTAAAAGGTCAGCGACTTTGCTATATTTTATCGGATTTGAATTATCGTGAAATTGTTTCTGAATACGATGGGGAAATTACTGATATATATTACAAACAAGGTGAATCATTGCATAAGGGTGATGTGATTATGAAGATTCGGTAA